One Thiobacillus sp. genomic region harbors:
- the trbC gene encoding type-F conjugative transfer system pilin assembly protein TrbC, which yields MRRCSLLPAWLLSLAAWGAPPGLPDEAALRAEMARQKARGELLLRRAEESFQADPGRPVQSAPQVVIPTAGADPLALAERYRQVQGTRGQAETGPDLLVFVSFAMPRASLERLAVEASRADAVLVFRGPKDGSLRKTLQAFEPLARRGAKAILHPEAFSRHRVEAVPVYLLGRAGGCDDATSCTDGLRVSGDASLDFVLERMARTDHPLAGAAEARLARLRGKP from the coding sequence GTGCGTCGGTGTTCTCTCCTGCCAGCCTGGCTCCTTAGCCTGGCCGCCTGGGGTGCGCCCCCGGGCCTGCCGGACGAGGCGGCGCTCCGGGCGGAGATGGCCCGACAGAAGGCGCGCGGCGAGCTGCTCCTGCGGCGAGCCGAGGAGAGTTTCCAAGCCGACCCAGGCCGACCGGTGCAGTCCGCACCGCAGGTGGTGATACCCACTGCGGGGGCCGATCCCCTGGCACTGGCGGAACGCTACCGGCAGGTGCAAGGTACAAGGGGCCAGGCGGAGACGGGGCCGGACCTGCTGGTCTTCGTCTCCTTCGCCATGCCCCGAGCCAGCCTGGAACGTCTGGCGGTGGAGGCATCCAGGGCAGATGCAGTGCTGGTCTTCCGCGGACCGAAGGACGGCTCGCTCAGGAAGACCCTGCAGGCCTTCGAGCCCCTGGCCCGGCGGGGCGCCAAGGCCATCCTCCACCCCGAGGCCTTCAGCCGCCACCGGGTGGAGGCGGTGCCGGTGTACCTGCTGGGCCGGGCCGGCGGCTGCGATGACGCCACATCCTGCACGGACGGTCTGCGCGTCAGCGGCGACGCGAGCCTGGATTTCGTCTTGGAACGCATGGCCCGGACGGACCATCCCCTTGCGGGAGCGGCGGAGGCACGCCTGGCACGATTGAGGGGGAAGCCATGA
- the traW gene encoding type-F conjugative transfer system protein TraW — translation MASSERSFPIRVAFIALLLAAPVHALDLGRVGPVWPVAEPDLLALIQSRLEAKQRSGELARIQAEFEARSRRTLESPAPVAGLVRTRTPRSFLFDPTVTATEPVRDHEGRVLVEASTRVNPLDYVSLSRPLIFFDARDQGQVSAALALRRRHQSRAHLILTGGSYIDFMRRHDMRVYYDQQGLLVRRLGIRQVPALVTQEGRMLRIDELKAGA, via the coding sequence ATGGCCTCTTCTGAGCGGTCGTTCCCGATCCGGGTGGCGTTCATTGCCTTGCTGCTCGCCGCGCCCGTGCACGCCCTGGACCTGGGCCGGGTGGGCCCGGTCTGGCCGGTCGCCGAGCCGGACCTGTTGGCCCTCATCCAGTCCCGGCTGGAGGCGAAGCAGAGAAGTGGCGAACTGGCCCGCATCCAGGCCGAGTTCGAGGCCCGTTCACGCCGGACCCTGGAATCGCCTGCGCCGGTGGCGGGCCTGGTCCGGACCCGCACGCCACGGAGTTTCCTGTTCGATCCCACGGTCACTGCTACGGAACCGGTACGCGACCACGAGGGCCGTGTGCTGGTGGAGGCCAGCACCCGGGTCAATCCCCTGGACTACGTCTCCCTGTCCCGGCCGCTCATCTTCTTTGACGCCCGCGACCAGGGTCAGGTCAGTGCCGCCCTGGCCCTGCGCCGGCGCCACCAGAGCCGGGCGCATCTGATCCTCACCGGCGGCAGCTACATCGACTTCATGCGGCGTCATGACATGCGCGTGTATTACGACCAGCAGGGCCTGTTGGTGCGTCGCCTTGGCATCCGCCAGGTGCCGGCCCTGGTGACCCAGGAGGGCCGGATGCTGCGCATCGACGAGCTGAAGGCGGGGGCGTGA
- a CDS encoding TraU family protein produces the protein MNRLGWLRRMTRLLAGCMLAIPAWAGPTCPGKFPNPITDICWSCMLPMTLGGATLFSMDQEDNGNNPGDAICGCANPPRIGISIGFWEPVRIAEVVRHPYCFPSLGGLSLDLGIHAPAHGRGKGTHDSHGSSFYQAHWYTFPVLTLLEVLLESDCLEPGGFDIAYITEVDPLWNESELTFILNPDVALFANPAAQAVCAADCVAATAGFPLSELYWCAGCQGSMYPLNGNVAAHIGGVQASTLIAQRMTAKMHRELLVWGAAGNAGQCGYYPQPLMDKRNYKMAMLHPVPQTEKIDGRCCQPYGRTTAIWGAGKEFPYRGEDFAYLIYRKRNCCASVFSPASLAP, from the coding sequence ATGAACCGGCTTGGTTGGCTTCGCCGCATGACCCGTCTGCTGGCGGGTTGCATGCTGGCCATTCCCGCCTGGGCCGGCCCCACCTGTCCGGGCAAGTTTCCCAACCCCATCACGGATATCTGCTGGTCGTGCATGCTGCCAATGACCCTGGGGGGCGCGACGCTGTTCTCCATGGACCAGGAAGATAATGGCAACAACCCGGGGGACGCGATCTGCGGCTGCGCCAATCCACCCCGCATTGGCATCTCCATCGGATTCTGGGAGCCGGTGCGCATTGCCGAGGTGGTGCGCCATCCCTACTGTTTCCCCAGCCTGGGCGGCCTGTCCCTGGACCTGGGCATCCACGCCCCGGCCCACGGGCGCGGCAAGGGCACCCACGACTCGCACGGCTCCAGCTTCTACCAGGCCCACTGGTACACCTTCCCGGTGCTCACCCTGCTGGAGGTACTGCTGGAATCCGACTGCCTGGAGCCGGGTGGATTCGACATCGCCTACATCACCGAGGTGGACCCGTTGTGGAACGAGTCGGAGCTCACGTTCATTCTCAACCCGGACGTGGCCCTGTTCGCCAACCCCGCCGCCCAGGCGGTGTGCGCCGCCGACTGCGTGGCGGCCACGGCGGGCTTCCCCCTCTCCGAGCTGTACTGGTGCGCGGGCTGCCAGGGCTCCATGTACCCCCTCAACGGCAACGTGGCGGCCCATATCGGCGGCGTGCAGGCCTCCACCCTGATCGCCCAGCGCATGACCGCCAAGATGCATCGCGAGCTGCTGGTCTGGGGCGCGGCGGGAAATGCCGGCCAGTGCGGCTACTACCCCCAGCCGCTGATGGACAAGCGCAACTACAAGATGGCCATGCTCCATCCCGTGCCCCAGACCGAGAAGATCGACGGCAGGTGCTGCCAGCCCTACGGGCGGACCACGGCGATCTGGGGGGCGGGGAAGGAATTTCCCTACCGGGGCGAGGACTTCGCCTATCTGATTTACCGAAAGAGGAACTGCTGTGCGTCGGTGTTCTCTCCTGCCAGCCTGGCTCCTTAG
- a CDS encoding conjugal transfer protein TraN, with amino-acid sequence MRRLLRLLLPLLACCVQVAVQAAECQKLSEVCIDGPSTKTISGHPVNRECWRFEARYTCLSGALDTSECDALRARGCGQISSTCVETSDTGCSYYENRFQCVVTPAETSTVADCGTQTFCLDGNCFDAGHANDADFARVVASMEAMREAGMYLDEGALTLFNGRAGTCSHKLFGLVNCCKAKAGGAPTNAQAFNVLAQAAGTGYDYARSTYMYDALFNSDAADWVMKGLYGSDAGLSLNPSFSYYGFTGTFNAASLSSTAVTLLDTGNFVVAFDPVSFAVGIAIQFVMDALLSCDESDQMVAMRKSNRLCTYLGSYCSKKFLGACLSKRESYCCFNSRLARIINEQGRGQIGKGFGSAKAPDCTGFTPEQLQALDFGQMDLSEFYAEIQATPLDTAAIQTAIENRIVSDPTRGYYPANP; translated from the coding sequence ATGAGGCGGCTCCTGCGTCTGCTTCTGCCGCTGCTCGCCTGCTGCGTGCAGGTCGCCGTGCAGGCGGCCGAATGCCAGAAGCTCTCCGAGGTCTGCATCGACGGCCCGTCCACCAAGACCATCTCCGGCCATCCGGTCAATCGGGAATGCTGGCGCTTCGAGGCCCGCTACACCTGCCTCTCCGGTGCCCTGGACACCAGCGAATGCGACGCACTGCGCGCACGGGGCTGCGGCCAAATCTCCTCCACCTGCGTGGAGACCTCTGACACCGGCTGCTCCTACTACGAGAACCGCTTCCAGTGCGTGGTGACCCCGGCCGAGACCTCGACCGTGGCCGATTGCGGCACACAGACCTTCTGCCTGGACGGCAACTGTTTCGATGCCGGCCATGCCAACGATGCCGACTTTGCCCGGGTGGTGGCCTCCATGGAGGCGATGCGCGAGGCCGGCATGTACCTGGACGAGGGCGCGCTGACCTTGTTCAACGGCCGCGCCGGCACCTGTTCCCACAAGCTCTTCGGCCTGGTGAACTGCTGCAAGGCCAAGGCGGGCGGCGCGCCCACCAATGCCCAGGCGTTCAACGTGCTGGCCCAGGCCGCCGGTACCGGCTACGACTACGCCCGTTCCACCTACATGTACGACGCCCTGTTCAACAGCGATGCGGCGGACTGGGTGATGAAGGGACTCTACGGCTCGGACGCCGGCCTGTCGCTGAATCCCAGCTTCAGCTACTACGGCTTCACCGGCACCTTCAACGCCGCCTCGCTGTCCTCCACCGCCGTTACCCTGCTGGATACGGGCAACTTCGTGGTGGCCTTCGACCCGGTGAGCTTCGCCGTGGGTATCGCCATCCAGTTCGTGATGGACGCGCTGCTGTCCTGCGACGAGTCCGACCAGATGGTGGCCATGCGCAAGTCAAACCGGCTGTGCACCTACCTGGGCAGTTACTGCTCCAAGAAGTTTCTGGGGGCGTGTCTGAGCAAGCGGGAGAGCTACTGCTGCTTCAACTCCCGGCTCGCCCGCATCATCAACGAACAGGGCCGCGGCCAGATCGGCAAGGGCTTCGGCAGCGCCAAGGCGCCCGATTGCACGGGCTTCACACCGGAGCAACTGCAGGCCCTGGACTTCGGGCAAATGGACCTCTCCGAGTTCTACGCCGAGATCCAGGCCACCCCCCTAGACACCGCCGCCATCCAGACCGCCATCGAGAACCGGATCGTCAGCGATCCCACCCGCGGCTACTACCCGGCAAACCCATGA